A part of Flavobacteriaceae bacterium GSB9 genomic DNA contains:
- a CDS encoding PQQ-binding-like beta-propeller repeat protein: protein MRLFCLSLLLITVFNCSNSYKKSNSLIDFVPKEAEIIVRTSNLESLKSSVKNSGLLNQLLNTKNYSTLENKLNHLTHLKPLNDFLICFSTDENDSLQYAIITKLDKKLFKTDSLKDYMEESITYKNKTITKSTLNQSVFYSTVIDSVFFASSSPKLTSAVFETKTPDTELRKIINTTSNNKTLSLIIKPNNGLIRTVFIEDSLNLKQFSEYVAIDLDLEQNELYFNGITKANDSTESLVNVFKNTIPQQNEVPKIAPSSSDGFLSITFDYFNTFKTNLSRFNKQDSLANTSTLFNNISEIGIIYEGENKAVILNSVDVIATEEALLSEQTKVDSYRDVDLYDFSSPNLFYNTFSPFITFKKANTYCILDHFFVFTDNRDILENIIADYQNESTLANQSHFDAMSNKLSSAASILQVSNTSTLKTIFDKNLGHDGNYKLKNDNISAIQFIYDNHFAHVNGIISKSKTKAEQNSVSEELNIKLDHDILNSPQFVKNHVTGQKEIVVQDVNNNLYLISNTGKILWKKQLQGNILGNIEQIDIYKNGRLQLVFATPNRVYVLDRNGKEVPPFPLRLNDKITQPLSVFDYDKRKNYRLMVTQGKNVLMYNTKGNIVKGFTFKSANGAIISQPKHFRIGRKDYLALKTKNKLYILDRTGKTRVTPKSQSNYSNQPVFLYKNKFTTTTDNGKLFSVDTRGNVSSADLNLSENHFLETTSKTLVTLSENKLSIKNKTTEMDFGNYTAPSIFYIYDKIYVSTTDLQSHKVYLFDSQSKSIPNFPLYGSSSIQLDNIDQDRNLEFVAKGENNAIILYQIN from the coding sequence ATGAGATTATTTTGCCTCTCCCTCCTGCTTATTACGGTTTTCAACTGTTCAAACTCTTACAAAAAAAGCAATAGCTTAATAGATTTCGTTCCAAAAGAGGCCGAGATTATTGTACGCACTTCTAACTTAGAAAGTCTGAAAAGCAGCGTTAAAAACAGTGGGCTTTTAAATCAACTATTGAACACCAAAAATTACTCTACATTAGAAAATAAATTAAATCACTTAACACATTTAAAGCCTTTAAACGATTTTTTAATTTGTTTTTCGACCGACGAAAACGACAGCTTGCAATATGCCATAATTACCAAGCTTGACAAAAAGCTGTTCAAAACCGATTCTTTAAAAGATTACATGGAAGAATCGATTACTTATAAAAACAAAACAATAACCAAATCGACGTTGAACCAAAGCGTTTTTTATAGTACGGTGATAGATAGCGTATTTTTCGCATCGTCTTCACCAAAGCTGACCTCTGCAGTTTTTGAAACCAAAACGCCAGATACCGAGTTAAGAAAAATAATCAATACTACAAGCAACAACAAAACGCTTTCGCTAATTATAAAACCAAACAACGGCCTGATAAGAACCGTTTTTATAGAAGATTCGTTAAACCTCAAACAATTCTCGGAATATGTGGCAATAGACCTCGATTTAGAGCAAAACGAATTGTATTTCAACGGCATCACTAAAGCTAACGACTCCACCGAAAGTTTAGTGAACGTGTTTAAAAATACCATCCCACAACAAAATGAGGTGCCCAAAATAGCCCCTTCCAGCAGCGATGGCTTTTTAAGTATCACTTTTGATTATTTTAATACTTTTAAAACTAATTTAAGCCGTTTCAACAAACAAGATTCTTTAGCCAATACCTCAACACTTTTCAATAATATTTCTGAAATCGGTATTATCTATGAAGGCGAAAACAAGGCCGTTATATTAAATTCTGTTGATGTTATTGCTACCGAAGAAGCCCTTTTAAGCGAACAGACAAAAGTCGACTCATATCGCGATGTTGACCTTTATGATTTTAGCAGTCCTAACCTGTTTTACAATACATTTTCTCCATTTATAACCTTCAAAAAAGCTAATACCTATTGTATTCTGGACCACTTTTTTGTGTTTACCGATAACCGAGACATACTCGAAAATATTATTGCAGATTACCAAAACGAATCAACATTAGCCAACCAAAGTCACTTTGACGCTATGAGTAACAAATTGAGTAGCGCGGCTTCTATCCTACAGGTAAGCAACACCTCTACACTTAAAACTATTTTTGACAAAAATTTAGGTCACGATGGAAATTACAAACTAAAAAACGATAATATTTCGGCCATTCAATTTATTTACGACAACCATTTTGCACATGTTAATGGTATAATAAGCAAAAGCAAAACCAAAGCTGAACAAAATTCGGTTTCTGAGGAACTCAACATAAAACTTGACCACGATATTTTAAACAGCCCACAGTTTGTAAAAAACCACGTTACAGGCCAAAAAGAAATAGTGGTTCAAGATGTAAACAACAACTTGTACTTAATTTCGAATACAGGAAAAATCCTTTGGAAAAAACAACTTCAAGGCAATATTTTAGGAAACATAGAACAAATTGATATTTACAAAAACGGAAGATTACAATTGGTTTTTGCCACACCAAACCGTGTTTACGTTTTAGATAGAAACGGAAAGGAAGTACCCCCATTCCCTCTAAGGCTTAACGATAAAATCACTCAGCCTCTTTCTGTGTTCGATTACGACAAACGAAAAAACTACAGGCTAATGGTTACCCAGGGTAAAAACGTGTTAATGTACAACACCAAAGGCAATATTGTAAAGGGCTTTACTTTTAAATCTGCTAATGGTGCCATTATTTCCCAACCCAAACATTTTAGAATTGGCAGGAAAGATTATCTAGCTTTAAAAACCAAGAACAAACTATACATTTTAGATAGAACAGGAAAAACCAGGGTAACACCCAAAAGCCAAAGCAATTACTCTAATCAACCTGTGTTTTTGTATAAGAATAAATTCACTACAACTACTGACAACGGAAAGCTTTTTTCTGTTGACACCAGAGGAAATGTATCGAGTGCAGACTTGAACCTTTCTGAAAATCATTTTTTAGAAACTACAAGCAAGACCTTAGTAACTCTAAGCGAAAACAAACTGTCCATTAAAAACAAAACAACCGAAATGGATTTTGGCAACTATACAGCGCCCAGCATTTTTTACATCTATGATAAAATTTACGTATCTACCACCGATTTGCAATCACATAAGGTTTATCTTTTTGACAGCCAATCTAAATCTATACCCAATTTTCCTCTTTACGGAAGTTCTTCCATACAATTAGACAACATAGATCAAGACAGAAATTTAGAATTTGTTGCCAAGGGCGAAAACAACGCTATAATCCTTTATCAAATCAATTAG
- a CDS encoding nucleoid-associated protein: MISRKNASISKFIIHKVGNKFNDTKNAFSEKLVEFDEASYDLMLPFLLRPFASVVQSYRFNHHANIALNEINSYANQILGEDDDFIDVSKHIVMHLYEQSNSANIKTGDVLVVMFEGIEFNDISTNALGIFKIENKVNFFQTYLENNSYDVLVQKGISSKKVDKGCLILNQNDTEGPIVFSVDNNSYDTQYWLNHFLNIKYADDANNHTQQYIELCKDFSTEIIKTTYGVKERNTFLTKTIDFFKENEVVNIERFKDELFEEDKHKKEFDSFKKEFEGEQNLVIRNQFDVAEAVVNKEKRKIKTDIKLDTHIQIKLDIDAPDASTEYLERGYDEDKKMHYYKVFFNAED, from the coding sequence ATGATTTCTAGAAAAAATGCATCTATTTCAAAATTTATAATTCATAAAGTTGGAAACAAATTCAACGACACAAAAAACGCCTTTTCGGAAAAATTGGTGGAATTCGACGAGGCCAGCTACGATTTAATGCTTCCTTTTTTATTGCGGCCATTTGCTAGCGTGGTACAAAGCTACCGATTTAACCACCATGCCAATATTGCCCTGAATGAAATTAACAGCTATGCCAATCAAATATTAGGGGAAGACGATGATTTTATAGACGTTTCAAAACACATCGTTATGCACTTATACGAACAATCCAATTCAGCTAACATTAAAACTGGAGATGTGTTGGTTGTTATGTTTGAAGGTATTGAGTTTAACGATATAAGCACCAATGCCTTGGGAATTTTTAAAATTGAAAATAAAGTAAACTTTTTTCAAACCTATTTAGAAAACAATAGTTATGATGTATTGGTACAGAAAGGGATTAGCTCAAAAAAAGTAGATAAAGGCTGCCTCATTCTTAACCAAAACGACACCGAAGGCCCTATTGTTTTTAGCGTTGACAATAACAGTTACGACACGCAATATTGGCTCAATCATTTTTTAAACATCAAGTATGCCGACGATGCCAACAACCATACCCAGCAGTATATTGAATTATGTAAAGATTTTTCAACCGAAATTATAAAAACCACCTATGGCGTCAAAGAAAGAAACACGTTTTTAACCAAAACCATCGATTTCTTTAAGGAAAACGAAGTGGTGAACATCGAGCGTTTTAAAGACGAACTGTTTGAAGAAGACAAACACAAAAAAGAGTTTGACAGCTTTAAAAAAGAGTTTGAGGGCGAACAAAACCTAGTCATCAGAAATCAGTTTGACGTTGCCGAAGCTGTCGTAAATAAAGAGAAACGAAAAATAAAAACTGACATAAAACTAGATACCCACATTCAAATAAAATTGGACATTGATGCTCCCGATGCCTCAACCGAATATTTGGAGCGCGGTTACGACGAGGACAAAAAAATGCATTATTACAAAGTGTTTTTTAACGCTGAAGACTAA
- a CDS encoding putative porin, with protein sequence MKKVILFIFLLFVIKGLQAQDKEVGAEKVERKAAVSRQDSLKRSSKEKDSPKVIGALKKITGLDEATDKGAKIEDYLIISSENDTTYVDTSLTIKKDYKFNYLRKDNFGLIPFANLGQTYNSLTFDFQNTSLMPLFGARARHFNYMEVDDIYYYRVPTPLTELFFRTAFEQGQLVDSFFTVNTSPQFNFSIAYKGLRSLGKYQNILTSTGNFRFTSNYQSRNKRYKARGHIVTQDLMNQENGGLADNSIEPFETGEPEFLDRSILDVNFENAESMLRGKRFYLNHSYNVFNHTEQELVEVQTDSLNDSISVKKPKGKFLEKNKLDLRHIISFEDKYFEFSQTTADTGFFGETFNARNLKERVTLENFYNKLQLEYYNHLLGNFQFNISNNNYNYGYNKLVLLNGQTITNRLKGNVFSAGGAYQKQYKGFNLKGEMGVNVSGDFEGNFIKATAGFKLEDDISAQASINHSSHAPNYNTLLYQSNYTNYNWQQNFNNTETQQLAFQLNLKNYAKVTVDFSTINDYVYFKKEADTLQVRPYQNSSTINYLRLKFENEIKFGKFALANTIMYQNVKDDNKVLNMPEFNTRNTLYFSSHLFQKALYLQTGVTLNYFTEYYMDAYSPVLAEFYTQTKQKYGGFPRFDYFLNAKIRQTRIYFKAEHFNSSFTGYNYYSAPNYPYRDFIIRFGIVWNFFL encoded by the coding sequence ATGAAAAAAGTAATTTTATTTATCTTTTTACTGTTCGTTATAAAAGGTCTTCAAGCGCAAGATAAAGAAGTTGGAGCTGAAAAAGTAGAAAGAAAGGCTGCGGTGTCAAGACAAGACTCCTTAAAAAGGTCTTCAAAAGAAAAAGATTCGCCAAAAGTGATTGGTGCCTTAAAAAAGATTACAGGATTAGACGAAGCGACCGACAAAGGCGCAAAAATAGAAGATTACCTTATTATTTCGTCCGAAAACGATACAACTTATGTGGATACTTCTCTAACCATTAAAAAAGACTATAAATTTAATTATTTAAGAAAAGATAACTTTGGACTGATTCCCTTTGCAAATCTGGGTCAGACTTACAATAGTCTAACTTTCGATTTTCAAAATACAAGCTTAATGCCGCTTTTTGGTGCGCGAGCCAGGCATTTCAATTATATGGAGGTGGACGATATATATTATTATCGTGTACCAACACCGTTAACCGAGCTGTTTTTCAGGACAGCTTTCGAGCAAGGCCAGCTTGTCGATTCATTTTTTACTGTTAACACCTCGCCACAATTCAACTTTTCTATAGCCTATAAGGGCCTGCGGTCTCTAGGTAAGTATCAAAATATACTAACAAGTACAGGCAATTTTAGGTTTACATCTAATTATCAATCCAGAAATAAACGCTATAAAGCAAGAGGACATATTGTTACCCAAGATTTAATGAACCAAGAAAACGGCGGGCTGGCTGATAATAGTATTGAGCCTTTCGAAACGGGAGAGCCCGAGTTTTTAGATCGCTCTATCTTGGATGTTAATTTTGAAAATGCAGAAAGCATGTTGCGCGGTAAGCGCTTTTACTTAAACCACAGCTATAATGTCTTTAATCATACTGAACAGGAACTGGTGGAGGTTCAGACAGATTCCTTAAACGATTCTATTAGTGTTAAAAAGCCGAAGGGCAAATTTTTAGAAAAAAACAAACTAGATCTTAGGCATATCATTTCGTTTGAAGACAAGTATTTTGAGTTTAGCCAAACTACAGCTGATACAGGTTTTTTCGGGGAAACTTTTAATGCGAGAAACCTAAAAGAACGGGTGACACTCGAAAATTTTTATAACAAATTACAGCTAGAGTATTATAATCACCTGTTGGGTAACTTCCAATTCAATATTAGTAATAATAACTATAATTATGGTTATAACAAGTTGGTACTGTTGAATGGGCAGACCATAACAAATCGCTTAAAAGGCAATGTGTTTTCTGCAGGTGGAGCATATCAGAAACAATATAAAGGGTTTAACCTTAAGGGTGAGATGGGGGTAAATGTGTCCGGTGATTTTGAAGGAAACTTTATAAAGGCCACCGCTGGTTTTAAGTTAGAAGACGATATTTCTGCTCAAGCATCAATAAACCACAGTTCGCATGCGCCAAATTACAATACCTTGCTTTACCAAAGCAATTACACAAATTACAACTGGCAGCAAAATTTTAATAACACAGAAACCCAACAGTTGGCATTTCAATTAAATTTGAAAAATTATGCCAAAGTCACTGTAGATTTTTCAACCATAAACGATTATGTTTATTTTAAGAAGGAAGCCGATACGCTTCAGGTAAGACCCTATCAAAACAGCAGCACGATAAACTATCTTAGGCTTAAATTCGAAAATGAAATAAAGTTTGGAAAGTTTGCTTTGGCCAACACTATAATGTATCAAAATGTAAAGGACGATAATAAGGTCTTAAACATGCCAGAGTTCAATACCAGAAACACTCTTTATTTTTCAAGCCACTTGTTTCAAAAGGCTTTGTATTTGCAAACAGGTGTAACCTTAAATTATTTTACGGAGTATTATATGGACGCTTACAGTCCGGTTTTGGCTGAATTTTATACTCAAACCAAACAAAAGTACGGAGGCTTTCCCCGGTTCGATTACTTTTTAAATGCTAAAATTCGCCAAACCAGAATCTATTTTAAGGCCGAACATTTTAACTCTTCCTTTACAGGATATAATTATTACTCGGCTCCCAATTACCCCTATCGCGATTTTATTATCCGTTTTGGTATAGTATGGAACTTCTTTCTGTAG
- a CDS encoding ribonuclease HII, with product MLLTKHSKYTLECGTDEAGRGCLAGPVTAAAVILPKDFENAILNDSKQLSKNKREILKPIIETQALTFGVTHVFQEDIDIINILNASILAMHQSIVQLKPQPEFIIVDGNKFKPYQDIPFETIIKGDGKYLSIAAASVLAKTYRDAYMSKIHDEFPMYNWKKNKGYPTKEHRAAIKKYGITKYHRKSFRLLPEQLKMDL from the coding sequence ATGTTACTAACCAAACACTCCAAATACACATTAGAATGTGGCACAGACGAAGCTGGCCGTGGCTGCTTGGCGGGACCAGTCACCGCTGCAGCTGTGATTCTTCCAAAAGATTTTGAAAATGCCATTTTGAACGATTCGAAACAACTCAGCAAAAATAAACGAGAAATTTTAAAACCTATAATTGAAACCCAAGCTTTAACTTTTGGGGTCACCCACGTTTTTCAGGAAGACATTGATATCATAAATATTTTAAATGCTTCTATTTTGGCCATGCACCAATCTATAGTACAACTAAAACCACAACCCGAATTTATTATTGTTGACGGTAATAAATTTAAGCCCTACCAAGACATCCCTTTTGAAACCATAATAAAAGGAGACGGTAAATACCTAAGCATTGCGGCCGCTTCTGTTTTGGCAAAAACTTACAGGGATGCATACATGAGTAAAATCCACGACGAGTTCCCCATGTATAATTGGAAAAAAAACAAAGGCTACCCCACCAAAGAACACAGAGCGGCCATTAAAAAGTATGGCATAACAAAATACCATAGAAAATCGTTTAGGTTGCTCCCCGAACAATTAAAGATGGACCTTTAA
- a CDS encoding efflux RND transporter permease subunit, whose amino-acid sequence MLNKSIKFLIENKLVAVLLLVLFIGWGTVNAPFNWDIGFLPRNPVAVDAIPDIGENQQIVFTKWDGRSPQDIEDQITYPLTTSLLGIPGVKTIRSSSMFGFSSIYIIFEEDIEFYWSRSRILEKLNSLPSGLLPEGVNPALGPDATGLGQIFWYTIEGRDENGNVTGGWDLHELRSIQDYYVKYALSSASGVSEVASIGGYVQEYQVDVNPELMRQYNIGLSQIVKAVKESNKDIGAQTLEINQAEYLVRGLGYIKSIADIENAVVTSKDFTAIKIKDIAKVSLGPAARRGILDKEGAEVVGGVVVARYGANPMEVINNVKAKINELSAGLPTKALADGRTSHVTIVPFYDRTELIQETLGTLNEALTLEILITILVIVIMVFNLRASVLISGLLPVAVLMVFIAMKLFGVDANIVALSGIAIAIGTMVDVGVILSENIIRHLDENKNKLPINTIVYNAAAEVSGAIVTAVMTTIISFIPVFTMIGAEGKLFRPLAFTKTFALTASIIVALFLIPPFAAFLFRKKRIKTHFKYALNGVLIVLGIAAIIYGYWLGLILIAFSVIAIVSLYYKQETINVSLFTFYFSLTTNLANIIISAFTIIFLLAEYWRPLGVNKSIFLNLIFVAVICFGLLGVFSLFIKYYTRILRWCLDNKVLFLSVPTLIVVAGFFIMKNTGKEFMPSLNEGSFLLMPTSMPHSGIEENKRVLQQLDMAVASIPEIETVVGKAGRTESALDPAPLSMYENIIQYKPEYMLNENGERQRYKVNDKGLFELRNGQFIANPNNSENVTFNAIERYQLIEDNNGKFYRNWRPEIQSPDEIWNEIVKVTKLPGVTSAPKLQPIETRLVMLQTGMRATMGIKIKGQDLKQIEAFGMQLESILKEADGVKEEAVFADRIVGKPYLLIDIDREKIARYGVSIEDVQNVLKVAVGGMSLTQTVEGRERYGVRVRYPRELRANPTDLKQIYVPVENQSPVPLSELATIRYEQGPQAIKSEDTFLVGYVLFDKKDGYAEVNVVENAQVMIQSKIDSGELVVPKGINYQFTGSYENQLRAEKTLSVVVPLALLIIFLILYFQFRSVGTSLMVFTGIAVAFAGGFLMIWLYGQSWFLNFNVFGENLRDLFQMHPINLSVAVWVGFIALFGIATDDGVVMATYLTQTFDRNSPETKKDIRASIVEAGEKRIRPCLMTTATTILALLPVLTSTGRGSDIMIPMAIPSFGGMLIALITLFVVPVLYSWKAEVQLKSA is encoded by the coding sequence ATGCTCAATAAAAGCATCAAATTCTTAATAGAAAATAAACTAGTAGCAGTATTGTTACTTGTCCTTTTTATAGGATGGGGGACCGTTAATGCTCCTTTTAATTGGGATATAGGTTTTTTACCAAGGAACCCTGTCGCGGTTGATGCCATTCCTGATATTGGTGAAAACCAACAAATTGTCTTTACAAAATGGGATGGACGCTCACCACAGGATATTGAAGACCAAATTACGTATCCTTTAACGACTTCATTACTTGGTATTCCGGGTGTGAAAACAATTCGAAGCTCGTCTATGTTTGGGTTTTCAAGTATCTATATCATTTTTGAAGAAGATATTGAGTTTTACTGGAGCCGAAGTCGAATTCTCGAAAAACTCAATTCCTTGCCAAGTGGCTTATTACCAGAAGGTGTTAATCCTGCTTTAGGACCTGATGCCACAGGGTTGGGGCAAATATTTTGGTACACAATCGAAGGACGTGATGAAAACGGTAACGTGACGGGCGGTTGGGATTTGCATGAATTACGAAGCATTCAAGATTACTATGTGAAGTATGCCTTGTCTTCTGCAAGTGGCGTGTCTGAAGTGGCGTCCATTGGCGGATATGTTCAGGAATATCAAGTTGATGTAAACCCAGAATTAATGCGTCAATACAACATTGGTTTAAGTCAAATTGTAAAAGCTGTTAAGGAAAGTAACAAAGATATTGGTGCGCAGACTTTAGAAATCAATCAAGCCGAATATTTGGTAAGAGGTTTGGGCTATATAAAATCTATTGCAGATATCGAAAATGCTGTGGTTACTTCAAAAGATTTTACCGCTATCAAAATAAAAGATATTGCCAAAGTGTCTTTAGGCCCAGCAGCAAGACGTGGTATATTGGACAAAGAAGGCGCTGAAGTTGTTGGTGGCGTTGTAGTGGCGCGTTATGGTGCCAACCCAATGGAAGTCATCAACAATGTAAAAGCTAAAATCAATGAATTAAGTGCTGGATTACCAACAAAAGCACTTGCAGATGGTAGAACATCGCATGTCACTATAGTGCCGTTTTACGACCGAACAGAGCTCATTCAAGAAACTCTTGGCACACTCAATGAAGCGTTGACTTTAGAAATCCTGATTACCATTCTAGTTATTGTTATTATGGTATTTAACCTTCGTGCTTCGGTGTTGATTTCTGGGTTATTGCCTGTAGCCGTTTTAATGGTGTTTATAGCGATGAAACTCTTTGGTGTTGATGCTAATATTGTAGCATTGTCTGGTATTGCGATTGCGATTGGTACTATGGTCGATGTTGGAGTTATCCTTTCAGAAAACATTATTCGTCATTTAGATGAAAACAAAAATAAACTACCAATTAATACCATTGTATATAATGCTGCAGCCGAAGTATCTGGCGCCATTGTAACCGCAGTAATGACAACCATTATTAGTTTTATACCGGTGTTTACAATGATTGGAGCTGAAGGTAAATTGTTCCGCCCGTTGGCGTTTACCAAAACCTTTGCGTTAACGGCTTCCATAATAGTAGCATTATTTTTAATACCTCCGTTTGCGGCGTTTTTATTCCGAAAAAAGCGCATTAAAACGCATTTTAAGTATGCTTTAAACGGTGTTTTAATAGTATTGGGAATAGCTGCGATAATTTATGGGTATTGGTTAGGATTGATATTAATAGCTTTTAGTGTGATTGCAATCGTAAGTTTATACTATAAACAGGAAACTATTAACGTTTCATTGTTCACTTTTTACTTTTCACTTACAACTAACCTAGCCAACATCATCATTTCTGCTTTTACCATTATATTCTTATTAGCTGAATACTGGCGCCCCTTAGGTGTAAACAAGAGCATCTTCTTAAATCTCATTTTCGTTGCTGTTATTTGTTTTGGTTTGTTGGGTGTTTTTTCATTGTTTATTAAATACTATACACGAATTTTAAGATGGTGTTTAGATAACAAAGTATTATTTCTTTCAGTTCCGACTCTAATCGTGGTCGCAGGATTTTTCATAATGAAAAACACAGGTAAAGAGTTTATGCCATCGTTAAACGAAGGCTCTTTTCTGTTAATGCCAACCTCAATGCCACATTCGGGAATTGAAGAAAACAAACGGGTTTTACAGCAATTGGATATGGCTGTAGCAAGTATTCCCGAGATTGAAACCGTAGTAGGTAAAGCCGGTAGAACAGAATCGGCTTTAGATCCAGCACCGTTGTCAATGTATGAAAATATTATTCAGTACAAACCTGAGTATATGCTGAATGAAAACGGCGAGCGTCAACGTTATAAAGTTAATGATAAAGGATTGTTTGAATTGAGAAACGGACAATTTATTGCAAATCCTAATAACTCAGAAAATGTCACCTTCAACGCAATCGAAAGATATCAATTAATAGAAGACAACAATGGCAAGTTTTATCGGAATTGGCGACCAGAGATACAATCACCAGATGAAATTTGGAACGAAATCGTGAAAGTCACCAAACTACCAGGTGTGACTTCAGCACCAAAATTGCAGCCTATCGAAACCCGATTGGTTATGTTGCAAACAGGAATGCGAGCAACAATGGGCATAAAAATTAAAGGGCAAGATTTAAAACAAATTGAAGCCTTCGGTATGCAATTGGAAAGCATTTTAAAAGAGGCTGACGGTGTTAAAGAAGAAGCTGTGTTTGCAGACCGCATTGTAGGTAAACCATATTTACTTATAGATATCGATAGAGAAAAAATTGCACGTTATGGTGTAAGCATCGAAGATGTACAAAATGTGTTAAAAGTGGCTGTTGGTGGTATGTCATTAACCCAAACAGTTGAAGGTCGTGAGCGTTATGGTGTGCGGGTAAGATATCCGCGGGAATTACGAGCAAACCCAACCGATTTAAAACAAATTTATGTACCAGTAGAAAACCAAAGTCCTGTGCCTTTAAGCGAATTGGCAACTATTCGTTACGAGCAAGGTCCACAAGCGATAAAAAGTGAAGATACTTTTTTAGTTGGCTATGTCTTGTTTGATAAAAAGGATGGCTATGCCGAAGTTAACGTGGTTGAAAATGCACAGGTAATGATTCAAAGTAAAATAGATTCTGGTGAATTGGTTGTGCCAAAAGGCATCAATTACCAATTTACTGGAAGTTATGAAAACCAGTTGCGTGCCGAAAAAACCTTATCTGTCGTGGTACCTTTAGCATTGCTTATCATCTTTTTGATTTTGTATTTCCAATTCCGTTCCGTGGGAACTTCGTTAATGGTGTTTACAGGGATTGCAGTGGCCTTTGCTGGTGGGTTTTTAATGATTTGGCTCTATGGACAATCGTGGTTTTTAAATTTTAATGTCTTTGGAGAAAACCTTCGGGATTTATTCCAAATGCATCCCATTAATTTAAGTGTGGCTGTTTGGGTAGGCTTCATTGCGCTCTTTGGTATTGCAACCGACGATGGTGTGGTGATGGCGACCTACTTAACCCAAACCTTTGATAGAAATTCACCAGAAACAAAAAAGGACATTAGGGCTTCAATTGTAGAAGCAGGTGAAAAACGTATCAGACCGTGTTTAATGACTACGGCAACTACAATTCTTGCTTTATTACCGGTTTTAACATCAACAGGGCGCGGCAGCGATATTATGATTCCAATGGCTATTCCTAGTTTTGGCGGTATGCTTATCGCTTTAATAACCTTGTTTGTTGTGCCTGTTTTATATAGCTGGAAAGCGGAAGTTCAACTTAAAAGCGCATAA